Part of the Bacillota bacterium genome is shown below.
CTCCACCTCGCGCAGGCGCACGGGACCCAGGTAATCCATGTTCTCCTTCAGGTTCTCCACGGCGCGCTTGGAGAGGTTGCGGAAGATCTTGTGTTTGACCTCCTCGGAGGCCACCTTGAGAGCCATGGGCAGGTCGCGATTCAGGTCCACTTCCCGCAGGATGCGCTGCACGGACCTGTCATCCAGGGTGACGATGTCCTCGAACAGGAACATGCGCTTCTTGATTTCCTCTGCCAGCTGGGGGTCGTTGATTCCCAGGGTCTCCATGATGGACTTCTCCGTGGAACGGTCGACCCGGTTGAGCACCTCCACCACCGCCTCCAGCCCACCCGCGGCAGCGAAGTCCTGGGTGGTGAGAGAGCTGAGCTTGCGTTCCAGCACCCTCTCCACCTCGCGGATGATCTCGGGGGAAGTGCGATCCATGAGGGCGATGCGCCGGGCCACGTCCGCCTGCAGCTCCGGAGGGAGGGCGGAGAGGATGGCCGCTGCCTGTTCTGCCTGCAGGTAGGCCAGCACCAGGGCGATGGTCTGGGGATGCTCGTTCTGAATGAAGTTGCGCAGCTGGCCCGGGTCTGTCTTGCGGGCGAAGTCGAAGGGGCGGACCTGCAGGGTGGCGGTGAGGCGGTGCAGGATGTCCAGCGCTTTCTGCGCCCCCAGGGCCTTCTCCAGCAGCTCCTTGGCGTACTCGATACCGCCCCGGGCCATGTACTCCCGCGCGTAGGACATCTGCATGAATTCCTCGAACACCCGCGCCCGCGAATCGGGAGACACCTTGCGCACGTTGGCGATCTCCAGGGTGAGCTGCTCTATCTCCTCCTCCCGCAGGTGCCGAAAGACCTGGGCCGATATCTCCGGTCCCAGGGAGATGAGCAGCACGGCTGCCTTTTGCCTGCCCCCGGGGGTCCTGAGCATGGCTCACTCCTCCGCCATCCAGGCCCTGATGAGCTGGGCCACCGCATCCGGCGACTTGCGCGCCAGCTTCTCTACTTCCACCCGCAGGCGTGCCTCGTCGGCGAGCACCTCCGGTTCCTCAGACGGCACCTGAGCGGCGACCGCTTCGGCTGCCGGTGCCGGCGCGGGAGCGGATACCGCTTCGGGCACGGCCGCCCGCCGGCGCCGGCGCCGTCCCCGCCACCACAGGACAAGCAGCAAGGCCAACCCACCCCCTCCGGCTGCCAGATAGCGCCAGTCGGGGATAGGGGAGGAAACCGGCGGGGTGGGGGGCTTCTCCCCCAGATCCACTCCCCGGGCGGCGAAGGGTATCCCCAGTACGGTGATCTGGTCCTGGCGGGCCGGGTCGGACCCGATAGCCGCCGCCACCAGGCGGCTGATGGCTTCCTGCTGGGCGGACTCCAGTTCCCTGTTCACCACCACCGCCACGGAGAGCCGTTTCACGCTCCCGGGCATCACCACTGTGTGCTCCCGTACCTGCCCCACTTCCAGGTTGCGGGTAACCTCCCGGCGCTGGTAGGAGGAGGGTCCGCCCTGGCCGCCCGCCTGGTACCCGGGGATGTTACCGTCGGTGGGCGGCAGGCTCCCGGCCGGACCGGAGAACGTCTCCTCCAGTTGCTGAATGCTCCGCACCACGCCATCGGGGGAGCCCGGTTCGAACAGTTGCCGCTCCACGGTACGGCTGTCGAAGTTCAGCTCCGCCGTCACCCGGGTCGCCACGTTGCCGATCCCCAGCACCTGCTCCAGGAGGGACTGCAGCCGCCGCTCCAGGTCGGACTGGAACTGGTGCTGCACGTCGAGCAGGCGGCCCGCCGCACCCGAGGGTGTGTTCTCTTCCTCCAGGCGGGCAGACAGAACCCGCCCCAGCTGGTCCACCACGGAAACGCCATCCGGACGCAGCCCCTCCACGCTGTGGGTCACCAGGTGGACGATGCCGCCTACCTGTTCCCCGTTCAGTTCGGCGCCGGGACGCAGCTTGAGGAAGACGGCGGCGGTGACGGGGCGCTCCTGAGCCGCAAACAACTGGGGCTCCGGCACCACCACGTGCACGCGGACCTGCTCCACCCCTTCCACCTGGGCGATGGTACGCGCCAGCTCTCCCTGCAGCGCCCGCAGGTATGCCAGCCGCCGGTCGGCTTCGGTGGCACCCAGGGGAGGCTTGTCCAGGATCTCGAACCCCACCGTGCCCTGTCGTGGCAGTCCCTGGGCGGCCAGATTCAGGCGGGCCTGGTATACCTGCTGGTCGGGGACCAGCACCGTGCGCCCATCGTCCTGGAGCCGGTAGGGGACCCCCTGCTCGGACAGCTTCTGGGTGATCCCGGCGGCATCGGAGATGTCCAGCCCGGTATAGAGAGGGACAAAACGGGGCTGGCTGAGAAACATCATCAAGGCGCCCCCCAGCACCGCCGCCACCACACCCAGGCCGAGCATCGTGCGGGCGCCGGGCAAGAGCCCCCGCCACCAACCCAAACCCCTGTTCAAGATGTCCCTCCCACCCGGCACGCGCCCCGCCCCCTTGCCCGGCTCGCCCCCGGTGTCACCCCGTGTGTGGGGTTCACACCGGCATCCCCGACTCCGCCTGCATCACACCGGCATCCTCATGATCTCCTGGTAAGCCTCCACCGCCCGGTTGCGCAGCTGCACGGCCAGATCCAGGGCCAGCTGAGCCTTCTCGGTGGCGATCACCACCTCGTGCAGCTCTACCGGCTCGCCCTGGGCCAGCCGGGCGGTGAGCATGTCGGCCCGGTTCTCCAGGGAGGAGAGCTCGTCCAGGGCCCTACCCAGCAACCCGCCGAAGGACCCTGTGGCCGGGCCCCCTTCGGCGGGCCCCTGCCCCACCGCCGGCGCCTCTGTCCCACCCCCACGCGCCACTTCCGCCCGCGACGCACCCGGGAAACTGACCCGGTCCACAACGAAAGGTCGCCCTCCCGCCGGCGATATCCCGCCCACTCCGGTCACAGTCACACCTCCTCACGGTCACCCGCGGGCCCCCGCGCCCCGGGACCGACGCGTCCCCAGGTGCTCACCGCCCCAGGTCCAGGGTGCGCTGAGCCATGGACTTGGCGGTTTCCAGGGCAGCCAGGCTGGCCTCGTATGCGCGGCTGGCGGCGATCAGCTCCACCATCTCCAGGGCCGGGTTGACGTTAGGAAGCTGCACGTAGCCCGACGCGTCCGCATCGGGGTGGCCGGGCCGGTACTCCCGGCGCAGGGGAGTGCCGTCTTCCTGTATGCCCAGCACCCGCACTCCTTCTCCGCCCACCGCTCCCCCCGCCCGATCGGGCATGCCGGCGGCCACGGCCAGCGATCGTCCCCAGCTCTCTCCCCGGGGGGGAGCGGGGCTGCGCTCACCCAGCCGCACCAGCCGCCGGCGGTAGGGTCCGCCCTCGGCAGTGCGGGTGGATTCCGCGTTGGCCAGGTTCGCTGCCGACACCTCCATGCGGAGGCGCTGGGCCGTCAACGCAGAGGCACTCACGTCCATGGCCCGGAAGAGCTTCATGCTACTTCCTCCCTTCCGTGATCGCGGTGCGCCACATGGCGAACCTGGCCCCCAGCTGGCGAATGAGAGTCTGGTACCACAGGCCGTTTTCCGCCAGGGAGGCCAGCTCGAACTCGATGTCCACATTGTTGCCGTCGGGCCTGCCCGTGGTGGTTTCGCGGACCACGGGCGTGACGGCCGCCGGCCGGGGACCGGGAAGGTGAGCGGGATCGGTCCTCGCCAGAGCGAGCTTTTCTCCGGCCCGCCGCAATTCGGTGGCAAAAGGAACATCCTGGCGTTTGTAACCGGGGGTGTCCGCATTAGCCACGTTGTCCGCCAGCGCCTCGTTGCGGCGCACGGCAGCCTCCAGGGCTCTCTCCAGCCCCCGTACCTGCCAGGTTGAGAAGGGTTCACCCATTTTGCCCGCCCCCGCTTTTGAACGAAAAATGCTTCCGCCGGTGCGGAAGCAGCCCAAAGAATTCAGGGCTCCTTCGGCAGCCCGGCCGTCGTAGCTCCGCAGAGCTGTAGACCCGTGGGCTTTGCGTCCCCGCCTTTCGGCGGGTTTGCCTTTGTCGGGTTAGCCCCATATATATCTGTCTTGGTCGTCACTATTCTACATCGCTGCCCAAATTCCTCCTCTCCTGCCACCCTCAAACCAAAATTTTCGTCGACCAGACGCGCTCGCTATAGGGGGCTCCCGCCATAGATGGCAACCGGGGCGGGGATGCCCCCGCCCCGGCGATGTCATCCCGTGCCCCCGGGGGTTAGCCCCGCTGGGCCTTGATGCGATTCAACTCCTCCAGCAGGCGGTCGTTGAGAACCCTGATGTAGGTGCCCTTCATCCCCAGCGAGCGCGACTCGATGACCCCGGCGCTCTCGAACTTGCGCAGCGCGTTCACGATCACCGACCGGGTGATGCCCACCCGATCCGCGATCTTGGAGGCCACCAGAAATCCTTCCCGGCCCTTGAGCTCGTCGAAGATGTGCCGGATGGCCTCCAGTTCGGAGAAGGAAAGGGTGCCAATGGCCACCTGCACCGCCGCCTTCTTGCGCGCTTCCTCCTCCAGGGCCTCGGACTTGGCCCGCAGCATCTCCATAGCCACCACGGTGGCCGCGTACTCGGCCAGGACCAGATCCTCGTCGGTGAACTCCTCCCCGTAGCGGGCCAGGAGCATGGTGCCCAGGCGTTCCCCGCCTCCATTGATGGGCACGATGGTGGTGACCTTCTCTTCGTAGATGCACCCTTTCTCCCGGTTGAACACACACCGGCGCTGACCCTGGCGGATGTTGGGAGAGGTCTCCTCGATCTTCAGGATCTTGTCGTTGTAGTCTTCCGGAAACCGGTCCCGGTCAAGGACCTCGTCCCTCAAGATCTCGCACTCGAACTCGTGCATGAGCCCGTGGCCCAGGATGCGTCCCTGCCGGTCCACCACGTACACGTTGCACGAGATGAGGTCCGACAGGGCTTCGGCCATATCCCGGAGGTCGACGGGCCGACCCGCTGCCTTCTGCAGCATGCGGTTGACCTCCCGGGTTTTGGCCAGCAAACTGCTCATCCGTCCTCTCCCCTTTCCCCATTCTGTGTTACAGGATATACCGGCTCAAATCGGTGTCCTTGACCAGGTCAGCCAGCTTCTGCCGCACATAGTCGCGATCGATGACCACCCGGTGGGGACCCGCTTCGCCCGCTTCGAAAGAGAGATCCTCAAGTAGCTTCTCCATTACAGTGTGCAGCCGCCTGGCCCCGATGTTCTCGGTCTGCCCGTTGACCTGCCAGGCCAGCTCAGCTATCTCGTCCAGGGCTTCCTGGCGGAACTCCACCTCCACCCCCTCGGTGGCCAGCAGGGCGCGGTACTGCTTGACGAGCGAGTTCTGCGGCTCCACCAGGATGCGCTTGAAATCCTCCTTGGTGAGAGCTTTCAGTTCCACCCGGATGGGGAAGCGGCCCTGCAGTTCCGGGATGAGGTCCGACGGTTTGGAAATGTGGAATGCCCCAGCGGCGATGAACAGCATGTGGTCCGTCTTCACGGCGCCGTACTTGGTGTTGACCGTGGAGCCCTCCACGATGGGGAGGATGTCCCGCTGCACTCCCTCCCGGGAAACGTCCGGCCCCACCCCGGCCTCCCGCCCCGCGATCTTGTCGATCTCATCGATGAAGATGATGCCGTACTGCTCTGCCCGGTAGATGGCGTCGGCTACGGCGGCATCCATGTCTATCAGTTTCTGGGCTTCCTCCTGAGCCAGGATGCGCCGGGCCTGGGCCACCGTCACCTTCCGCTTCTTCCTGCGCTTGGGCAAGATGCCTCCGAGCATGTCCTGGAAGTTGATGCTCAGCTCTTCGGCCCCGGCCGCGGAAAAGATGTCGACCATGGGAGACGAGGTGTCCTCGACCTCGATCTCCACCAACTCCCCTTCCAGCTCGCCCCCGGCCAGCCGCCTTTCCACGATGCGGCGCTCGGCCCGGGCCTGGCGCAGCCGCTCTTCGAAATCGCCGGGCTCGACCCGCTCGTGGGTAAGCTGCCCGAACAGGGCCTCCAAGGGGTTGCGGGGCGCGGGTTCGCGGTGAGGCAGAGGGGCCAGGATCTCCAGCAACCGCTCCTCGGCCAGCTGCTCGGCCCTCTCCTTCACCTCTTCCATGCGTTCCTGCTTGACCATGCGGATGGAAGCCTCCGCCAGGTCGCGCACCATGGCGTCCACGTCGCGGCCCACGTACCCCACCTCGGTGAACTTGGTCGCCTCCACCTTCACGAAGGGGGCATTGACCAGCCTGGCCAGGCGGCGGGCGATCTCGGTTTTGCCCACCCCCGTGGGCCCGATCATGAGGATGTTCTTGGGAGCCACTTCCTCCTGCAGTTCGGGCGGTAGCCGGCGCCGCCGCATGCGGTTGCGCAGAGCGATGGCCACCGCGCGCTTCGCCTCGTCCTGCCCGATGATGTACCTGTCCAGCTCAGCCACTATCTGGCGGGGAGTGAGATCGTCCACACCTGTGCCCCCTTGCCGCTGCCCGTCACACCCATTGCTGTCCCGTCATGGCCCGCGCGGGCTCGCCCCTCATACCGTTTCCACCACGATCTGCTCGTTGGTATATACGTCGATGGAAGCCGCAATGCGCATGGCCTCCCGCGCAATCTCGGCCGGCCCCAGGTCGCTGTGCCGTACCAGGGCCCGGGCTGCAGCCAGCGCATAGGGACCCCCCGACCCGATGGCGGCAATGCCGTCGTCAGGCTGGACCACCTCCCCCGATCCCGATAGCAGGAAGAGGTGGTCGGCGTCCATCACCAGCAGCAGCGCCTCCAGCCGACGCAGCACCCGGTCGGTACGCCAGTCCCGGGCCAGCGCCACCGCAGCCCGGGCCAGGTTGCCGTGGGATTCCTGCAGCTTCCCCTCGAACTTCTCGAAGAGGGTGAAGGCATCGGCTACCCCGCCCGCGAACCCGGCCAGCACCCGACCCTCGTAAAGACGGCGGATCTTTTGCGCCCCGTGCTTGACCACCGTGGGGGTCGCCCCCGGCAGGGTTACCTGGCCGTCGCCGGCCATGGCCCCCTGCCCGCGGTGTCGCACGGCCAGGATGGTGGTACCCATCATGGTGCTGCCCGCCCGACTCATCTCCCGCTCATCCCCCCGTCCATCCCGCGTTCCACCCCGGGCATCCACCCACTCCCGTCCGCCCCGTCCATCTGCTCATTCCTTCCCGGCCCGGGGGTGGGCCCGCTCGTATACCTCCCGCAGGCGGGAGGAGTCGACGTGGGTGTAAATCTGCGTGGTTTTCACGCTGGCGTGCCCCAGCATCTCCTGCACCGAGCGCAGGTCGGCTCCTCGCTGCAGGAGGTGGGTGGCGAAGCTGTGCCGCAGGGTGTGGGGGGAAACGCGCCCGCCCACGTCCGTCCGGCGCACGTACCCCTCCACGATACGCCTCACGCTCCGGTCCGACAACCGCCCGCCCCGGCGGTTCAGGAACAGGGCTGCCCTGGCCGTGCCCCGGGATGCGCTACCCGTACCGCGTGCTTCCCCGGCCGCGGCCCGGGCACGAACCAGTGCCGGCCTGCCCCGGCTCAGGTACTCGTCCAGCGCAGCGATGGCCTGTGATCCAAGAGGGACGAAGCGTTGTTTCTTCCCCTTCCCCCGCCTGACCAGCACGAACCCGTCGGAGTAGTCGACATCGCCCACGTCCAGAGCCACCAGCTCTGACACCCGCAGGCCGCAGGCGTACAGGACTTCCAGCAGGGCGCGGTCCCGGAGGCCCAGAGGAGTGGTGGCGTCGGGCATCCCCAGCAGCCGCGCCACCTCCGGTATGCCCAGGTACGAGGGAAGTCGCCGCTCCCTCCGGGGAGAGAGCAGATCCCGGACCGGGTTTTGGGGGACAGCCCCTCGCCAGCACAGGAACCGGAAGAACGAGCGCAGGGCGGACAGCTTGCGGTGGACCGTGGCGCGGTCGTAACCCGCTCTCATCATCCAGCCCAGGAACTCTCGCACCAGGTTCCTGTCCACCCCATCGAGCGCGGTAACCCCGCGCTGGGAAGCCAGCGCCGCGAACTGGGAGAGGTCGGTCGCATACGCGGTCACCGTATGGCGAGACCCTCCGCGGGCGGAAAGGCAGTACGCCAGAAACTCATCCTGCCACCGGTCCCAGTCAGCCCGAGACACAGCCAACCCCCTAAGCCTGAACACGCACAATACTACCATAACTTCAGAATTGATTCCAGTGCATAACGCTTGTCACGCGTGCAACGGTTGCCAGAGCTTGCTATGCCGGCATAACCAAAATACCCGGCCCCAGAAACCAATTGTCCCGTGGCCAGAGCAGCTTGCCGCCGCGTCAGGCCTCTCCCTCGCGGGCTGCCTCTTCCGCCGGGTCGCTATCTTCGTGGGCCGGTCGCGGTGGTGCGGGCAACGGGATGACCTCGCCTGCGGCCAGCACCACCGCACGCGACTCGCGAATCGCCCGCTCCGCATCGTCGCGGGTATACTCCGCCGTGGGGACAAAATCCACGTCGCCATAAAAGGCCAGTTCCCGCTCCTTGCGGAGCCACTTCGATGTGCCGGCCAGGGTCTCTGCCTGAGCTCGCACCCCATCCGGGAGGAGGTCTCTGAACTCGAGGAGGAGCCCGCCCACATCATGCTGCTTGGGTGGGTCGATCCCCAACTGACGGAGAATGGCCTTGAGGGCGAGTTCCACTACCTCCTGAGCCTCCCGCACAACGTCCGAATAGGCTTCCTCATCTAGCAACACCCCGAGGATCTTAAGACGAGCCCTGGCCTTGATAAGGTAACTCTGGGCGAGAGTGAGTGGGGTCATGCCCGAATCACGTCCTTCCAGTCGAAATGGGGGGTAAGATCCCAGTACCACGCGCCCCGCCAGCGTACCTTGCGCGCTCCCGTCCGGGCCAGACTCCGCCTCAGTTTCGCCAGGTAGTCCGAAAGGAAGTGTCCCCGGTCGAAGAGGATGCGGGCCTCTTCCACCATGTCGAGGAACAGGGGACTCCCGATCAGGACCTCCGCTGGCGTCTTGAAAACAGGGGCCAGGTCGGTGTGAATGCCCTGGCGAACGAGCGGGCGGATCTCCCCCCCCAGCCGCTCCTCAATGGCCTGGAATTCCTGAACGCGCCTGACTCTGCCGGCGGGAAGGGGATCGGCTACCACCAGCAGGTCCACGTCGGAGAAAGGGCCGGGCGTGCCCCGTGCCACCGACCCGAACACGGCCAGCGATACCAGCCGCTCGCCGTAGTGCCGGCTGATTTCTTCTCCTGCCCTGCCCACCAGGTGCTCAAAGGCTTCCCGCATCATGCTGAACTCCCCAGCGATCCTACCACAACCTGGGTGTGATGCCAAGCAGGCCCGCAGGCGGTACAGCGGGTCCGGGAGATGGAATCAACGGGAGGCCCGGTCGGACGGTGGCTGCGGGGTTCCGGCGGGGGGACGGGTGCGGTAGCCGCAACGGGCCCCGCACTGCAGCACCGTCCCGCCCTTGCGGCCCACTTCCACCAGGAAGTGACCACAGCGCGGGCATTTCTCGGGGACGGGTTTGTTCCAGATGACGTAGCGACACTCCGGGTACCGTTCACAGCCCCAGAAAGTGTGACCCTTGCGGCTCCTTTTCTGCACCAGTTCGCCCCGGCCGCACTCGGGGCACGTCACCCCGCTCCTCGCCACCAGAGGCTGGGTATGGGTGCACTCCGGATATCCGGAGCAGGCCAGGAACTTGCCATAGCGCCCCCGCCTGATGACCAGTGGTCGACCGCACACCGGACATGTCTCCCCGGTTTCCTCCTCCGGTAGCTGCACCCGGGGCATGTCTTTCTCAGCCTGCTCCAGGGAAGCCGAAAATGGTTTCCAGAAATCCTCCACCACGTCCCGCCAGGAAACCGCCCCCTCCTCCACCCGGTCCAGGCGCTCCTCCACCCGGGCGGTAAAGTCCACGTCCATGATGCCCGGGAAGTGCTCGCGGAGCAGATCCACCACCACCATGCCCAGGTCGGTGGGAACCAGGCGTCCCCCCTCCCGCTGCACATACTCCCTTTCCTGCAGGATGCTCAGGATGGGAGCGTAGGTGCTGGGTCGCCCGATTCCCTTCTCTTCCAGGGTCTTCACCAGGGTGGCTTCGGTGTACCGGGGCGGCGGCTGGGTGAAGTGCTGGGCGGGCTCCAGGGAAACCAGGCTCACCACCTCTCCCTCGGCGAGGGGCGGCAACTCTCCTTCTTCTTCCTCGGCGGGCGCTCCCTCGTCCCGGCCCTCACTGTAAAGCACGAGAAACCCGGGAAAGCGCAAGGTTGACCCTGCCGCCCGGAACTGGTGAGTATCCGCCTCCAGCTCCACCAGAACCTGATCGTAGACGGCATCGGTCATCACCGAGGCCAGGAACCGCTCCCAGATCAGCCGGTAGAGCCGGTACTGCTCGGAGGTCAGATAGGGGCGCACCGAATCGGGATCGCGCTCCAAGGAGGTGGGGCGGATTGCCTCATGGGCACCCTGCTCCCCGGGCCTGCGTGTGCCCGACCGGGCCCTTCCCGCCGCGAAGTCCTCCCCGTAGCGGCTCCTCACCAGGGCGGTGGCGGCCCGCACCGCCTCCTCGGCCACCCGGGTGGAATCCGTGCGCATGTAGGTGATGAGACCGGTGTGCCCCGCCGGCCCCAGATTCAGGCCCTCGTAAAGCTGCTGGGCCACGGCCATGGTGCGTCGCACCGCGAACCCCAGCTTGCGGAAAGCCTCCTGCTGCAAGGCGCTGGTGGTGAAGGGCGGTGCCGGGCCACGCCGCCGCTGGCGCCGGGTGACCTTCGCCACCCGGAACACCTGCCCCGCCACGGCCTCCATGACCGCTCGCGTATCGTCCTCAGAGCGAAGCTCCACCTTCTCGCCCGCCCGGCCCCAAAAGCGGGCGTCAAAGGGACGGTCGCCCGCCGTCTTCAGGTGGGCGACCAGGGTCCAGTACTCCTCGGGTCGAAACTGCTGGATCTCCCGCTCGCGGTCCACCAGCAGGCGCAGGGCCACCGACTGCACCCGCCCCGCCGACAGCCCCGCGCGCACCTTCTCCCAGAGCAGGGGGCTGAGCTTGTACCCCACCAGCCGATCCAGGATGCGGCGGGCCTGCTGTGATTCCACCCGCTTCATGTCCAGGGGACGGGGCTGCCTGATCGCTTCGCGAACCACCTGGCGGGTGATTTCGGGGAACTCCACCCGCAGGGCCTCGCCGTCCTTCAGGGAGAGCAGTTGGGCCAGGTGCCAGGAGATGGCTTCACCCTCCCGGTCGGGGTCGGTGGCCAGCACCACCTGCGGCGCCCGCGAGGCTTCCCGGCGCAGGGCTTCCACCACCTCCCCTTTGCCCCGGATGGTTATGTAACGCGGGGTGAAGCCGTGCTCCACGTCCACCCCCAGCCGGCTGCGGGGCAGGTCCCGCACGTGGCCCATGGACGCTATCACCCGGTACTGTCTGCCCAGGAACTTCTCGATGGTACGGGCCTTGGCCGGCGACTCCACTATGATCAGGGGGCGTCCCCTGTCTGACCCCTGCTGCCGGCCGGCCCCACCGCCGCTGCTCTTCGCCAAGACATCCCCCTCCCGGCAGCGTCGGAGGTGCCCTCCGCGCCGCTAATTATACACTATGCCGGCATCTGTCAATCCCCGCGGAGGTCCTCACCAGGTGCGCACGTAGACCTGGCCGGGCAACCGGCGGACCAGTCCTTTGAGTTCCAGGGACAAAAGCACCGCCCCGAGATCTCCTGCCGCCAGCTGACTACGGGAGTGTAGCCGATCGTAGCTGGAACCCTGCTCCAGCAGGTCCCAAACCAGTTGTTCCCTGGGCTCCATCTCCGGTGGCCCGGCAGGCTTCACCCCCTCGGTGCCCAGCACAACCAGGATATCTTCCACCCCCTCCACCAGGTGGGCCCCGTCCCTGATCAGGCGGTTGCACCCCGCGCTCTCCTTGCGGGTGATGGGGCCGGGAACGGCCATCACCGGCCGCTGCAGCTCATCAGCACAATCGGCGGTGATGAGGGCGCCGCTCCGCAGGGGCGCCTCCACCACCACTACCCCCTGCGCCAGGCCGGCGATGATGCGGTTGCGGGTGGGGAAATGGTGGGGAAGAGCATCGGTACCGGGTGGGTACTCGCTCAGAACCGCCCCCCGGGTGGCAATGTGCGCGCACAGGGGCCGGTTTTCCGCCGGATACACCCGGTCCAGCCCCGAACCCAGCACCGCTATCGTCCGCCCGCCCGCGGCCAGCGCTTCCCGGTGGGCGCAGGTGTCGATGCCGCGGGCCAGCCCCGACACCACCGTGAGCCCCGCCCGGGCCAGGTTACGGACCAGGCGCCCCGTCACCTCCACCCCGTAGGTGGTAGGATGCCGGGTGCCCACCACCGCCACCGCTTTCTGGTCCTCCGCCCGCACTTCGCCCCGGCAGTAGAGGATCAGCGGGGGATCGGGCATCTGCCGCAGCCAGGGAGGATACTCCCGGTCCCAGCGGGAGAACACCCGGTATCCCAGCCGCCAGGCCCGCTCCACGTGCGGGGACGGACTGGTGAGGCGGGGGGGATGGGCCAGGATGGCCGCAATCTGCTCTTCGGGCACGCCCAGCTCCCGCATGCGGGCCGGGGAGGCCTCCCAAACCGCCCGGGCAGACGACACCGCCCCCCGCAGCACCTGCAGCCACCGCCGGGAAACGCCGGGCAGCCGCAGCAGTTCCGCCAGGTAATGAATGTCTTCCGCGGCACCCGCACCTCCCCGGGGTGACCCGTCGCCGGAGTCAACGGAGACGTTCGTCGATAAGAGACCAGATCTCAGGGACCTCCGTGCCCAGCCGCCAGATGGTGATGCCGCCCAGCCCCAGCTCCTTCACCAGATCCAGCTTGGGAGCCAGGGAGTACTCATTCTCGTAGTAGACAACCCGGCTCGACCCGGCCCGCACGTACTCGTAGTAGGGCGCCTGGGCCCAGTCGTCCCACTGGTGGTAAGCGCCGCTTTGAACCGCCAGGTAGCGGGCCCGGAAGGCAGGCAGCGCCACACCCCGGCTGGTCCCGGCCAGCCACTCGTAGCCGTACGCGGCCAGCCCCAGCCACACCTTCTCCGGGCCGGCCGCCCGGGCAGCGTACGAGGCCACCTGCCGTACCCACTCCAGCGGGGCCACCGCCCCGGGCACGCTGCCCGCCCAGTGATAGTCGTAAGCCATGGGGGCGATGAAGTCCGCGAGGCGGGCCAGCGCCGGGTAATCGTAGGCACCGTTCCAGGCCGGATCGTCGTCCCCCGTCTTGGGGGGAAGGGCCAGGGCCACCTGCCTCCCCGCCATATGTAGAGCCTGCGCAACCTCGCCGACGAACAGGGCGAGGGCCGAGCGGTCACCGGGCACCACGTTCTCCAGATCCAGGATCACGCCCGTGTACCCGTGCTTCAGGCACAGGTCCTTCAGTGACCGGGCTGCCCTCTGCCGCGCCGTACTGGAAGACAGCAACTGGTGGGCCAGCCGGGCGTCGAACCCCTGGGGGCTCTCGTTGGTCACCACCATCC
Proteins encoded:
- a CDS encoding glycosyl hydrolase family 18 protein, with protein sequence MKATGTGRGSGAEVVGARRPLTMEHAVRVALRWLLVAAVVAVLGGTPPALAAHLLAQGASGTDVVELQESLQRAGFDPGPVDGMFGVRTAGAVRAFQRSRGLTVDGIVGPVTRAALRDVTAGGPVVLGYFYGPGAPESLRSYGNHLTAVGDFSFRLNPYGYVSGDPDPDVLAFCRQTGTRGWMVVTNESPQGFDARLAHQLLSSSTARQRAARSLKDLCLKHGYTGVILDLENVVPGDRSALALFVGEVAQALHMAGRQVALALPPKTGDDDPAWNGAYDYPALARLADFIAPMAYDYHWAGSVPGAVAPLEWVRQVASYAARAAGPEKVWLGLAAYGYEWLAGTSRGVALPAFRARYLAVQSGAYHQWDDWAQAPYYEYVRAGSSRVVYYENEYSLAPKLDLVKELGLGGITIWRLGTEVPEIWSLIDERLR